In Trichomycterus rosablanca isolate fTriRos1 chromosome 20, fTriRos1.hap1, whole genome shotgun sequence, one DNA window encodes the following:
- the tmprss5 gene encoding transmembrane protease serine 5 has product MARQQENAKSLSEGAVEVIENPAAVPPSLQNERTSIKEGKEEPESSRSCFRELKCPHYVCHMISTKVSSQKVIRALCVLGLLGGIIVSLWFIVKLLLNPTSTSHTGLEETEETSFCNISEDTSVSDPRKVFYRISAENSLLEIQLKKRPTWLPVCYEHWNSSLGTLVCQQLGYLRLTKHKGVNLTDIGPRYKDGFVQITSEHQGNLESLWQFRESCSTGKIIALKCFDCGTRTTLSRIVGGVEATPGKWPWQVSLYYSNRHSCGGSIITSQWIITAAHCVQYYRLRQISSWVVYAGIVTRNAAKLAQQTGHSVEKIIYNKNYNHRDHDSDIALMKLRTALNFSDTIRPVCLPKYAHELPGGTLCWISGWGYTQPDDVHIPDTLKEAPVPLISTKKCNSSCMYNGEITQRMLCAGYTEGKVDACQGDSGGPLVCQADNVWRLFGVVSWGTGCAEPNHPGVYTKVAEFLSWIYEVIETY; this is encoded by the exons ATGGCCAGGCAGCAGGAGAATGCAAAG AGTCTCAGTGAAGGTGCAGTGGAGGTGATCGAAAACCCTGCAGCAGTTCCACCCTCATTACAGAATGAGAGAACAAGTATAAAAGAAGGGAAAGAAGAACCAGAAAGCTCTAGGTCCTGCTTCAGAGAGCTGAAGTGTCCACATTATG TCTGTCATATGATATCAACAAAAGTGTCCAGTCAAAAAGTGATTCGAGCTTTGTGTGTCCTGGGGTTACTTGGAGGCATCATTGTTAGCCTGTGGTTTATTG TCAAACTGCTCTTAAATCCTACCTCAACTAGTCATACAGGGTTAGAGGAGACCGAGGAGACCTCATTCTGTAACATATCAGAGGACACTTCAGTGAGTGACCCCAGGAAAG TGTTTTACAGGATCAGTGCTGAGAACTCTTTGCTTGAGATCCAGCTGAAGAAGAGACCAACGTGGCTGCCGGTTTGCTACGAGCACTGGAACTCTTCATTAGGCACCCTGGTGTGTCAACAGCTGGGCTATCTGAG ATTAACCAAGCACAAAGGGGTCAATCTGACGGACATTGGGCCAAGATATAAAGATGGATTTGTTCAAATTACCTCAGAACACCAAGGAAATCTGGAAAGCTTATGGCAGTTCAG GGAAAGTTGCAGCACAGGGAAGATTAtagctttaaaatgttttg ACTGTGGCACCAGGACAACATTATCCAGAATAGTTGGTGGTGTGGAGGCCACACCAGGTAAATGGCCCTGGCAAGTTAGCCTCTATTACAGCAATCGCCATTCCTGTGGAGGATCAATCATTACGAGCCAGTGGATTATTACAGCTGCTCACTGTGTCCAGTA ctaCAGGCTGCGTCAGATCTCCAGTTGGGTGGTTTATGCCGGAATTGTTACTCGTAATGCAGCAAAGCTGGCGCAGCAGACGGGCCACTCTGTGGAGAAAATCATCTACAACAAGAACTATAATCACAGAGATCATGACAGTGATATTGCACTGATGAAGCTAAGGACAGCTTTAAATTTTTCAG ACACCATAAGGCCAGTGTGCCTACCAAAATACGCCCATGAGCTTCCCGGAGGAACACTTTGTTGGATTTCTGGCTGGGGATACACACAACCAGATGATG TTCATATTCCTGACACGCTAAAAGAAGCTCCAGTGCCATTGATAAGCACAAAGAAATGCAACAGCTCATGTATGTATAATGGAGAAATCACACAGCGGATGCTTTGTGCTGGCTATACAGAGGGCAAAGTCGATGCCTGCCAG GGAGACAGTGGAGGTCCACTGGTTTGCCAGGCTGATAACGTTTGGAGGCTGTTTGGAGTTGTCAGCTGGGGTACAGGCTGTGCAGAACCCAATCATCCTGGTGTATACACTAAAGTGGCTGAGTTTTTAAGCTGGATTTATGAAGTAATTGAG ACCTACTAA
- the pih1d2 gene encoding PIH1 domain-containing protein 2: MESPSSQSAAMEQVNNFWSILDDLAQNDPGAYKGFIERQMRDREEYFSPPQPHTCIRANVQKPEEGILYVNICGWKRVPTPTSPNKPVPVCGGRLEMVAEQKENYHVVEVAFNPDVLQRAEKDRHEMEQIYHLVHNFVQQQHKLSLSQHFTVIKTKLKGSIQDVKRRLMSPGLNKPSNLNQQSEPASSLLQQICSLRMEETTEDPNIQLNVGQEQPTARPALIEVLSSTETVQPQQPKHRLTVNSHSNDSARRLKLHVQLPGVNSVSQCQLSISQDDVLLEVEDTYHLHLQFPEPVSEETCHATFNKKKHTLTVTASVLDIQQVHPQEGKST, encoded by the exons ATGGAGAGCCCTTCATCTCAGAGTGCTGCCATGGAGCAAGTGAACAATTTTTGGTCCATTCTGGATGATCTGGCTCAAAATGACCCAGGGGCGTACAAAGGTTTTATCGAGCGCCAgatgagagacagagaggagtACTTTTCACCGCCTCAGCCGCACACCTGCATCCGGGCTAACGTCCAG AAACCAGAAGAAGGGAttctgtatgtaaacatttgtgGTTGGAAGCGAGTGCCTACACCCACTTCTCCAAATAAACCTGTACCTGTGTGTGGTGGAAGACTAGAGATGGTTGCTGAGCAAAAAG AAAATTACCATGTGGTGGAGGTGGCTTTCAACCCTGATGTTCTTCAGAGAGCAGAGAAGGACCGACATGAGATGGAGCAGATATACCATCTGGTTCATAACTTTGTCCAGCAGCAGCACAAACTGAGCCTATCCCAACACTTCACTGTGATTAAAACCAAACTGAAGGGAAGCATACAGGATGTTAAACGCAGGCTAATGTCACCAGGGCTCAACAAACCCAGCAACCTTAATCAGCAATCTGAACCTG CTTCATCACTTCTTCAGCAGATCTGCTCTCTACGAATGGAAGAAACGACAGAGGACCCCAACATTCAGCTAAATGTAGGGCAGGAGCAACCCACGGCCAGGCCTGCTTTGATTGAGGTTCTCTCCAGCACAGAGACAGTTCAACCCCAGCAGCCTAAACACCGACTGACAGTGAACTCACACAGCAATGATTCAGCCAGGAGGCTGAAGCTGCACGTACAGCTGCCCGGAGTGAACTCTGTCTCTCAGTGCCAGCTGAGCATCAGCCAG GATGATGTACTGCTGGAGGTAGAGGATACGTATCATCTTCACCTTCAGTTCCCTGAGCCAGTCAGTGAGGAGACATGCCACGCAACATTCAACAAGAAGAAACACACACTGACTGTTACGGCATCTGTACTGGACATTCAGCAAGTGCATCCACAAGAAGGAAAGTCTACTTGA
- the dixdc1a gene encoding dixin-A isoform X1 — protein sequence MGDGSSWEEHLYAQQEQLEKEMQETRKMVSRLQALLLQGSLPEDDQTSAAPLFGDSAVSGDQQLIIIRSRLDQSMEESLDLKRELLRYKQEARNLQAVKEALQYRMSVQEDSVLQLKQELLRSSMDKDELEGQNAELQRKLNDRDRLLSEHKKDLAQKDRQLQQQQAKVEESVCKLTESSHHRLSSCENNGYSHMTDTSSLFSHRMSDELQLVRDALRSLRNSFSGHDPQHHTLDTLEQGVSSLIDRLHTSDSKKRQDKKDTTKSPCRRATHTDRESWPPSSKMPHSHSSPVISAATSTKVLYFTDRSLTPFLIHIPKRLGEVTLQDFKAAVGRHNNFRYRFKSLDPEFGTVKEEVFRDDAIIPGWEGKIVAWVEEDANESRSCKTWDHLIKTWYYFNM from the exons ATGGGGGATGGCAGCTCCTGGGAGGAGCATCTGTACGCCCAGCAGGAGCAGCTAGAGAAGGAGATGCAAGAGACCAGGAAAATGGTATCAAGACTTCAG GCTCTGCTGCTCCAGGGCTCACTGCCTGAAGATGACCAGACCTCAGCAGCACCTCTGTTTGGAGACAGTGCGGTCAGTGGAGATCAACAGCTG ATAATAATCCGCAGTCGCCTGGATCAGAGCATGGAGGAATCCTTGGATCTAAAG AGAGAGCTGCTGAGGTACAAACAGGAAGCACGCAACCTTCAGGCAGTTAAG GAGGCCTTGCAATACCGCATGTCAGTGCAGGAGGATTCAGTACTGCAGCTCAAACAGGAACTGCTCCGATCCAGCATGGACAAGGACGAGCTGGAAGGACAAAAT GCTGAACTGCAAAGAAAGCTGAATGATCGAGACAGATTGTTGAGTGAGCACAAG AAAGATCTGgcacaaaaagacagacagctTCAGCAACAGCAAGCTAAAGTGGAGGAGTCAGTGTGCAAATTAACTGAGAGCAGTCATCACAGG TTGTCTAGTTGTGAGAACAATGGCTACAGCCACATGACAGACACGTCTTCTCTATTCTCACACAGAATG AGTGATGAGCTGCAGCTGGTGCGAGATGCTCTGCGCAGTCTGAGGAACAGCTTCAGTGGTCACGACCCTCAGCATCACACACTAGACACTCTGGAGCAGGGAGTATCCAGCCTGATAGACCGCCTTCATACCAGCGACTCTAAGAAGAGGCAGGATAAAAAG GACACAACCAAATCTCCATGCCGAAGAGCCACTCACACTGACCGGGAATCATGGCCACCTAGTTCAA AGATGCCGCACTCTCACAGCAGCCCCGTGATCAGCGCAGCCACCTCAACCAAAGTACTTTACTTCACAGATCGCTCCCTCACGCCCTTCCTCATTCACATCCCTAAAAG ACTGGGGGAGGTCACACTTCAGGATTTTAAGGCCGCAGTGGGAAGACACAACAATTTCAGATATCGTTTCAAGTCTCTGGATCCTGAGTTTGGAACAGTGAAGGAGGAG GTTTTCCGGGATGATGCGATTATACCGGGATGGGAAGGGAAGATTGTTGCCTGGGTGGAAGAAGATGCAAATGAGAGCAG AAGCTGCAAAACATGGGACCACTTGATTAAAACATGGTATTACTTTAATATGTGA
- the dixdc1a gene encoding dixin-A isoform X2 encodes MGAKPMKCLSSSSPTHTPKEEYITGQSEEQKEIVSNHTEQPQSLKDVMKFSSNEPTPGPELVRMGDGSSWEEHLYAQQEQLEKEMQETRKMVSRLQALLLQGSLPEDDQTSAAPLFGDSAVSGDQQLIIIRSRLDQSMEESLDLKRELLRYKQEARNLQAVKEALQYRMSVQEDSVLQLKQELLRSSMDKDELEGQNAELQRKLNDRDRLLSEHKKDLAQKDRQLQQQQAKVEESVCKLTESSHHRLSSCENNGYSHMTDTSSLFSHRMSDELQLVRDALRSLRNSFSGHDPQHHTLDTLEQGVSSLIDRLHTSDSKKRQDKKDTTKSPCRRATHTDRESWPPSSKMPHSHSSPVISAATSTKVLYFTDRSLTPFLIHIPKRLGEVTLQDFKAAVGRHNNFRYRFKSLDPEFGTVKEEVFRDDAIIPGWEGKIVAWVEEDANESR; translated from the exons ATGGGAGCCAAACCTATGAAATG CCTCAGCTCCTCCAGCCCTACACACACCCCCAAAGAGGAGTACATCACTGGTCAGTCTGAAGAACAGAAAGAGATTGTGAGCAACCACACAGAGCAGCCGCAGAGCCTTAAAG ATGTCATGAAATTCTCAAGCAATGAGCCCACCCCTGGTCCAGAGCTTGTCAGGATGGGGGATGGCAGCTCCTGGGAGGAGCATCTGTACGCCCAGCAGGAGCAGCTAGAGAAGGAGATGCAAGAGACCAGGAAAATGGTATCAAGACTTCAG GCTCTGCTGCTCCAGGGCTCACTGCCTGAAGATGACCAGACCTCAGCAGCACCTCTGTTTGGAGACAGTGCGGTCAGTGGAGATCAACAGCTG ATAATAATCCGCAGTCGCCTGGATCAGAGCATGGAGGAATCCTTGGATCTAAAG AGAGAGCTGCTGAGGTACAAACAGGAAGCACGCAACCTTCAGGCAGTTAAG GAGGCCTTGCAATACCGCATGTCAGTGCAGGAGGATTCAGTACTGCAGCTCAAACAGGAACTGCTCCGATCCAGCATGGACAAGGACGAGCTGGAAGGACAAAAT GCTGAACTGCAAAGAAAGCTGAATGATCGAGACAGATTGTTGAGTGAGCACAAG AAAGATCTGgcacaaaaagacagacagctTCAGCAACAGCAAGCTAAAGTGGAGGAGTCAGTGTGCAAATTAACTGAGAGCAGTCATCACAGG TTGTCTAGTTGTGAGAACAATGGCTACAGCCACATGACAGACACGTCTTCTCTATTCTCACACAGAATG AGTGATGAGCTGCAGCTGGTGCGAGATGCTCTGCGCAGTCTGAGGAACAGCTTCAGTGGTCACGACCCTCAGCATCACACACTAGACACTCTGGAGCAGGGAGTATCCAGCCTGATAGACCGCCTTCATACCAGCGACTCTAAGAAGAGGCAGGATAAAAAG GACACAACCAAATCTCCATGCCGAAGAGCCACTCACACTGACCGGGAATCATGGCCACCTAGTTCAA AGATGCCGCACTCTCACAGCAGCCCCGTGATCAGCGCAGCCACCTCAACCAAAGTACTTTACTTCACAGATCGCTCCCTCACGCCCTTCCTCATTCACATCCCTAAAAG ACTGGGGGAGGTCACACTTCAGGATTTTAAGGCCGCAGTGGGAAGACACAACAATTTCAGATATCGTTTCAAGTCTCTGGATCCTGAGTTTGGAACAGTGAAGGAGGAG GTTTTCCGGGATGATGCGATTATACCGGGATGGGAAGGGAAGATTGTTGCCTGGGTGGAAGAAGATGCAAATGAGAGCAGGTAA
- the arcn1b gene encoding archain 1b isoform X1 has product MVLLAAAVCTKSGKAIVSRQFVEMTRTRIEGLLAAFPKLMGTGKQHTFVETDSVRYVYQPLDKLYMVLVTTKNSNILEDLETLRLFSRVIPEYCRVLEESEISEHCFDLIFAFDEIVALGYRENVNLAQIRTFTEMDSHEEKVFRAVRETQIQEANAEMRRKAKELQQARRDAERTGKKAPGFGGFGSSGMSGVSPATIITDSMVEPEKPRPAPAPVRPSGSGKALKLGAKGKEIDNFVDKLKSEGENIITPSAGRKPSEVSKVLQPPVNTESVHLKIEEKISLTCGRDSGLQNMEILGVVVLRVADDKNGRIRLHINNNDKKGAQMQTHPNVDKKLFTVENLIGLKNPDKSFPLDSDVGVLKWRLQTTDESLIPLTINCWPSESGNSCDVNIEYELQVDGLELNEVVITIPVPSGVGAPVVGDLDGEYRHDSRKNILEWCLPVIDEKNKSGSLEFSIAGRPNDFFPVNVSFVSKRNYCDIQVAKVTYVDGDSPVKFSTETSFVVDKYEIL; this is encoded by the exons ATG GTGCTCTTGGCAGCTGCAGTGTGCACCAAGTCAGGGAAAGCCATAGTGTCAAGGCAGTTCGTCGAGATGACACGTACCCGCATTGAGGGTCTCTTGGCTGCATTTCCCAAACTGATGGGCACAGGAAAGCAGCACACCTTTGTAGAGACTGACAGTGTGCGATACGTCTATCAGCCCTTAGATAAGCTCTACATGGTTCTGGTCACAaccaaaaacagtaacattttGGAGGATTTGGAGACCCTGCGGCTCTTCTCCCGTGTG attCCAGAATACTGCCGTGTGCTGGAGGAGAGTGAGATTTCGGAACATTGTTTTGATCTAATTTTTGCTTTTGATGAGATTGTCGCACTGGGCTACAGGGAGAATGTCAATCTGGCCCAGATTCGAACTTTCACTGAAATGGATTCGCACGAGGAGAAAGTTTTCCGTGCAGTCAGAGAG ACCCAAATTCAAGAAGCAAATGCAGAGATGAGAAGAAAGGCCAAAGAGCTGCAGCAGGCGAGACGGGACGCTGAACGCACCGGCAAAAAAGCACCAGGCTTCGGAGGTTTCGGAAGTTCTGGAATGAGTGGCGTCAGCCCAGCAACCATCATCACAGACTCAATGGTGGAACCAGAGAAGCCGCGACCAGCTCCCGCGCCAGTTAG GCCGAGTGGTTCAGGTAAAGCACTGAAGCTGGGTGCCAAAGGAAAGGAGATTGATAATTTTGTAGACAAACTGAAGTCAGAGGGAGAAAATATCATCACACCCAGTGCAGGACGGAAACCATCAGAGGTCTCTAAAGTCCTTCAGCCTCCAGTGAACACTGAAAG TGTACATCTGAAGATTGAGGAGAAGATATCCCTAACCTGTGGACGGGACAGTGGACTACAGAACATGGAGATCTTAGGCGTTGTGGTGTTAAGAGTAGCAGATGACAAAAACGGACGTATCAGGTTGCACATCAACAACAACGATAAGAAAGGAGCGCAGATGCAG ACCCATCCTAATGTAGATAAGAAACTATTCACCGTGGAGAACTTGATCGGCCTAAAGAACCCAGACAAATCTTTCCCCCTGGACAGTGACGTAGGTGTGCTAAAGTGGAGGCTGCAGACCACGGACGAGTCTCTCATTCCTTTAACCA tAAACTGCTGGCCCTCAGAAAGCGGTAACAGCTGTGATGTCAACATTGAATATGAGCTGCAGGTCGATGGCCTCGAACTTAATGAAGTGGTCATTACCATCCCAGTTCC GTCCGGAGTGGGCGCCCCAGTGGTCGGAGATCTCGATGGGGAGTATCGCCACGACAGCAGGAAAAACATCCTGGAATGGTGCCTACCTGTCATTGATGAGAAGAACAAGAGTGGAAGTCTAGAGTTCAGCATAGCTGGAAGACCTAACGACTTCTTCCCCGTGAACGTCTCGTTTGTGTCGAAACGCAACTATTGCGACATTCAG GTGGCCAAAGTGACCTACGTAGACGGGGACAGTCCAGTCAAATTCTCCACTGAGACTTCCTTTGTTGTCGACAAGTATGAGATACTCTAA
- the arcn1b gene encoding archain 1b isoform X2 → MTRTRIEGLLAAFPKLMGTGKQHTFVETDSVRYVYQPLDKLYMVLVTTKNSNILEDLETLRLFSRVIPEYCRVLEESEISEHCFDLIFAFDEIVALGYRENVNLAQIRTFTEMDSHEEKVFRAVRETQIQEANAEMRRKAKELQQARRDAERTGKKAPGFGGFGSSGMSGVSPATIITDSMVEPEKPRPAPAPVRPSGSGKALKLGAKGKEIDNFVDKLKSEGENIITPSAGRKPSEVSKVLQPPVNTESVHLKIEEKISLTCGRDSGLQNMEILGVVVLRVADDKNGRIRLHINNNDKKGAQMQTHPNVDKKLFTVENLIGLKNPDKSFPLDSDVGVLKWRLQTTDESLIPLTINCWPSESGNSCDVNIEYELQVDGLELNEVVITIPVPSGVGAPVVGDLDGEYRHDSRKNILEWCLPVIDEKNKSGSLEFSIAGRPNDFFPVNVSFVSKRNYCDIQVAKVTYVDGDSPVKFSTETSFVVDKYEIL, encoded by the exons ATGACACGTACCCGCATTGAGGGTCTCTTGGCTGCATTTCCCAAACTGATGGGCACAGGAAAGCAGCACACCTTTGTAGAGACTGACAGTGTGCGATACGTCTATCAGCCCTTAGATAAGCTCTACATGGTTCTGGTCACAaccaaaaacagtaacattttGGAGGATTTGGAGACCCTGCGGCTCTTCTCCCGTGTG attCCAGAATACTGCCGTGTGCTGGAGGAGAGTGAGATTTCGGAACATTGTTTTGATCTAATTTTTGCTTTTGATGAGATTGTCGCACTGGGCTACAGGGAGAATGTCAATCTGGCCCAGATTCGAACTTTCACTGAAATGGATTCGCACGAGGAGAAAGTTTTCCGTGCAGTCAGAGAG ACCCAAATTCAAGAAGCAAATGCAGAGATGAGAAGAAAGGCCAAAGAGCTGCAGCAGGCGAGACGGGACGCTGAACGCACCGGCAAAAAAGCACCAGGCTTCGGAGGTTTCGGAAGTTCTGGAATGAGTGGCGTCAGCCCAGCAACCATCATCACAGACTCAATGGTGGAACCAGAGAAGCCGCGACCAGCTCCCGCGCCAGTTAG GCCGAGTGGTTCAGGTAAAGCACTGAAGCTGGGTGCCAAAGGAAAGGAGATTGATAATTTTGTAGACAAACTGAAGTCAGAGGGAGAAAATATCATCACACCCAGTGCAGGACGGAAACCATCAGAGGTCTCTAAAGTCCTTCAGCCTCCAGTGAACACTGAAAG TGTACATCTGAAGATTGAGGAGAAGATATCCCTAACCTGTGGACGGGACAGTGGACTACAGAACATGGAGATCTTAGGCGTTGTGGTGTTAAGAGTAGCAGATGACAAAAACGGACGTATCAGGTTGCACATCAACAACAACGATAAGAAAGGAGCGCAGATGCAG ACCCATCCTAATGTAGATAAGAAACTATTCACCGTGGAGAACTTGATCGGCCTAAAGAACCCAGACAAATCTTTCCCCCTGGACAGTGACGTAGGTGTGCTAAAGTGGAGGCTGCAGACCACGGACGAGTCTCTCATTCCTTTAACCA tAAACTGCTGGCCCTCAGAAAGCGGTAACAGCTGTGATGTCAACATTGAATATGAGCTGCAGGTCGATGGCCTCGAACTTAATGAAGTGGTCATTACCATCCCAGTTCC GTCCGGAGTGGGCGCCCCAGTGGTCGGAGATCTCGATGGGGAGTATCGCCACGACAGCAGGAAAAACATCCTGGAATGGTGCCTACCTGTCATTGATGAGAAGAACAAGAGTGGAAGTCTAGAGTTCAGCATAGCTGGAAGACCTAACGACTTCTTCCCCGTGAACGTCTCGTTTGTGTCGAAACGCAACTATTGCGACATTCAG GTGGCCAAAGTGACCTACGTAGACGGGGACAGTCCAGTCAAATTCTCCACTGAGACTTCCTTTGTTGTCGACAAGTATGAGATACTCTAA